A window of the Methyloprofundus sp. genome harbors these coding sequences:
- a CDS encoding two-component system, sensor histidine kinase and response regulator translates to MNDFLNSGMQWTDKLSVGIDEIDADHKVMFQLFHEAYLLSQTNPDAGQLCCFAVELIDYAEAHFRREEAIMSASAYPFCKNHFAIHEQLLKQARQQCVLVTSGQQTVVDFVIFLRNWLCDHILGTDQRMAAYVEGHELAIEEALQEVEPLALPEYTHIYLVDDDENYVELMQAMTEAANLKSIAYTSGDEFLSASITEDDLVVLDLNMPGKDGIEVMRELADKNVRPTFILVSGFDERVLHSAKQLAEAKHLVVAEILSKPIDTEVFIEVLIRVYIECKLARTKKEIKQNHAIKIAPDGISVDELRQALQQHEFIIYVQPQVNFSNRQVTGVEVLVRWQHPDRGLVFPDQFIPLAEEHQLMSELTDAVILEAIKAYQQFKVADISITVAINLSAQNINDLELPEKLGALLTSHGIRPEAFMLELTESAVLSDTSAALDILNRLRMKGFSLSIDDFGTGESSLIKLYQSPFSELKIDQHFVMRIANDKDADAIVRICILLAKELKMQTVAEGIETQVIWDKLKALGCDVAQGYFIAKPMPVDGFVEWFHSWEMVGSKGI, encoded by the coding sequence ATGAATGATTTCTTGAATAGCGGTATGCAGTGGACAGATAAATTGAGTGTTGGGATTGATGAGATCGATGCTGATCATAAAGTGATGTTTCAACTTTTTCATGAGGCTTATTTGCTTTCTCAAACAAATCCTGATGCTGGCCAACTGTGCTGTTTTGCTGTGGAGCTTATTGATTATGCTGAAGCACACTTTCGGCGTGAAGAGGCTATTATGTCAGCATCTGCTTATCCATTTTGTAAAAACCACTTTGCTATTCATGAGCAGTTACTCAAACAAGCAAGGCAGCAATGTGTACTTGTTACATCTGGTCAGCAAACAGTCGTTGATTTTGTGATTTTTTTGCGGAATTGGCTTTGTGATCATATTCTAGGGACTGATCAGCGAATGGCTGCTTATGTTGAAGGGCACGAGCTTGCTATTGAAGAGGCATTGCAAGAAGTGGAGCCTTTGGCATTGCCAGAATATACGCATATTTATCTGGTGGATGATGATGAGAATTATGTTGAATTAATGCAAGCTATGACTGAAGCGGCAAATTTAAAAAGTATTGCATATACTTCAGGGGATGAATTCTTATCAGCTTCGATTACGGAAGATGATTTGGTTGTTTTGGACTTGAATATGCCAGGGAAGGACGGTATTGAAGTGATGCGTGAACTGGCAGATAAAAATGTGCGGCCAACCTTTATTTTGGTCAGTGGCTTTGACGAAAGAGTGCTGCATTCCGCAAAGCAATTGGCGGAAGCTAAGCATTTAGTGGTTGCGGAGATTTTAAGCAAACCAATAGATACCGAAGTATTTATTGAAGTATTAATTCGGGTTTATATTGAATGTAAATTAGCACGTACAAAAAAGGAAATTAAACAAAACCATGCTATTAAGATAGCCCCTGATGGTATTTCTGTTGATGAATTAAGGCAGGCGCTACAACAACATGAGTTTATTATATATGTACAGCCGCAAGTTAACTTTAGCAATCGGCAGGTAACAGGGGTGGAGGTGCTAGTACGTTGGCAGCACCCTGATCGTGGCTTGGTTTTTCCAGATCAATTTATTCCTTTGGCTGAGGAGCATCAGCTAATGAGCGAATTAACTGATGCCGTTATTTTAGAAGCGATAAAAGCATACCAGCAATTTAAGGTGGCAGATATAAGTATTACTGTCGCTATTAATCTATCAGCACAAAATATTAATGATCTAGAATTACCTGAAAAATTAGGGGCATTATTAACAAGTCATGGGATCAGGCCTGAGGCTTTTATGCTGGAGTTAACTGAGTCGGCAGTGCTGTCAGATACTTCCGCTGCATTAGATATTCTCAATCGCTTAAGGATGAAGGGGTTCTCGTTATCAATAGATGATTTTGGTACAGGTGAGTCGTCTTTAATTAAGCTATATCAGTCTCCATTTTCTGAACTGAAAATAGACCAGCATTTTGTTATGCGTATTGCTAATGATAAGGATGCCGATGCGATTGTTAGAATTTGTATTTTGCTGGCTAAAGAATTGAAAATGCAAACGGTTGCCGAGGGTATAGAAACGCAAGTTATTTGGGATAAATTGAAAGCATTAGGTTGTGATGTGGCGCAGGGATATTTTATTGCCAAGCCTATGCCAGTTGATGGTTTTGTTGAATGGTTCCATAGCTGGGAAATGGTGGGTTCTAAGGGTATTTAG
- a CDS encoding NitT/TauT family transport system ATP-binding protein: MSNIIIHIEDKSYSTTADNSRKQVIKDLQLTLQKHEFVCLVGASGCGKTTLLNILAGLDTEYSGSVTFSNQQVNPKVGYVFQNPRLLPWRTVQENIELAANPSKEATEFLLDSMGLATEKDTYPAHLSLGMSRRVSIIRAFAADPDLLLMDEPFVSLDPPTARQVRQLLMELWLKRPHKVLFVTHDLREAIAIADHIVFLDKEPMSIITEVPVSLSREARNDTARIAQFKQQLFIDYPEITTLL; the protein is encoded by the coding sequence ATGAGTAATATTATTATTCATATAGAGGATAAGTCTTACTCAACCACAGCGGATAATAGCCGCAAACAAGTGATTAAAGACTTACAGTTAACACTACAAAAACATGAATTTGTCTGTTTAGTTGGTGCTTCTGGTTGTGGCAAGACCACCCTATTAAATATTTTGGCTGGTTTAGACACTGAGTATTCTGGTTCAGTTACATTCAGCAATCAACAAGTCAACCCCAAAGTTGGCTATGTATTTCAAAATCCTCGCCTACTACCTTGGCGTACTGTTCAGGAAAATATAGAACTTGCCGCCAACCCTAGCAAAGAGGCCACAGAATTTTTATTAGATAGTATGGGGCTAGCCACAGAAAAAGACACTTACCCTGCACACTTATCTTTAGGCATGAGCCGTCGGGTATCCATTATAAGAGCCTTTGCTGCTGACCCTGATTTATTATTAATGGATGAACCCTTTGTTTCACTTGATCCGCCAACAGCACGTCAAGTGCGCCAGTTACTAATGGAGTTATGGCTAAAACGCCCCCACAAAGTTTTATTCGTTACCCATGATTTAAGGGAGGCAATTGCTATTGCAGATCATATTGTTTTTCTTGATAAGGAACCAATGTCCATTATTACCGAGGTCCCAGTGTCACTATCCAGAGAAGCAAGAAATGATACTGCTCGTATCGCACAGTTCAAACAACAGTTATTTATTGATTATCCTGAAATAACTACGTTATTATAA
- a CDS encoding two-component system, cell cycle sensor histidine kinase and response regulator CckA: MGNDISIKNRFSRYFFMGCLAVIIVTAMSYSLYSSHRMLSRYHPLIDATMEIKLEVTTAHLWFEEIISGNRYESFADITEHIQHAHWYAWAMLEGGENQEGVFLPLSDQELRKKVIVVLDQLKVFESITLKRYAAIDVSGVGSVMEQEYDSLFKLLISQIDEVGTRLQHKIVEDFNQYKIIQVGLIIAIILLSILSFFIQYRYDRKQIKALTELNAARYRAEKNEQWLNITMNSMGDGVITTDVEGRITRMNPVAELLTGWLLSEAKGKTLKTCFPIIDASTREAIDNPVEKVISIGETVFLSNHTTLVAKDGTEYQIADSAAPIRDADNNILGMVLVFNDVTEQYRLRATLAESRRNLQAIMDHSPAVIYVKDVEGRYSFVNQKFETLFHLQREELVGKTDYEIFPQKFATEFQRNDKAVLEAGHAIESEELVPQDDGLHHYVSTKFPLSDNKKNTYAVCGISTDITQRKQAEQDIIDSAQRLADAQVIAHIGDWELQLPSNQLIWSDEIYRIFELDPQTSNVDYDAFLERIHPEDREKVNTAYLDSVKNKTLYNIEHRLLMADGRIKYVHERGKTYYDEAGEPVRSIGVVQDITERNDMEQKLRRSQKMDALSKIVGGLAHDYNNMLGVITGYTGLLKRKYQGVEGAEKFLDEIIRASDRGKVLTQKMLNFSRPESSHAEVCNINETLKHFSDMLAKSLTAVVQVQFHLVDDDWLVWVDVAELEDSILNLAINAKYAMPEGGVLSITTHNISLAEKEASFLGLAPNDYLKLTLMDTGAGIEKAIQDKVFDPFFTTKGEAGNGLGLSQVFGFMERSGGVINLYSQVGQGTQFSLYFPRYLQHNNEEKGISHVELTPHLSGHETILVVDDEPALRELARQILLDAGYHILTAGDGQEALDIMLNQPVDLVLSDVIMPNMGGYQLAKQVADQYPHVKIQLTSGFSGGQAGDMQDSPLRQNLLDKPYEAHELLTRMRLLLDDYILPKKEVRDE, from the coding sequence ATGGGTAATGATATTTCAATCAAGAACAGGTTTAGTCGTTATTTCTTTATGGGATGTTTGGCAGTAATTATTGTTACTGCGATGAGTTACTCTCTTTATTCCAGTCATAGGATGCTAAGCAGGTATCACCCGCTCATTGATGCCACGATGGAAATTAAACTAGAGGTGACCACTGCTCACCTATGGTTTGAGGAAATTATATCGGGTAATCGTTATGAAAGTTTTGCAGATATAACGGAACATATTCAGCATGCTCATTGGTATGCTTGGGCTATGCTTGAAGGAGGTGAAAATCAGGAAGGTGTTTTTTTGCCTTTAAGTGACCAAGAGCTTAGAAAAAAAGTCATTGTGGTGCTTGATCAATTGAAGGTGTTTGAAAGTATAACTTTAAAAAGATATGCAGCTATTGATGTGTCTGGTGTCGGGTCAGTAATGGAGCAGGAATACGATAGCTTATTTAAATTACTGATAAGCCAGATAGATGAAGTTGGAACACGATTACAACATAAAATTGTTGAGGATTTTAATCAATATAAAATTATTCAAGTAGGTTTGATAATAGCGATTATTTTATTAAGTATTTTGAGTTTTTTTATTCAATATAGGTATGACCGTAAACAGATAAAAGCATTAACTGAACTAAATGCAGCTAGGTATAGGGCTGAGAAAAATGAGCAGTGGCTGAATATTACTATGAATAGCATGGGAGATGGGGTTATTACTACCGATGTTGAAGGTCGTATTACTCGGATGAACCCAGTTGCTGAGTTGCTAACGGGTTGGTTGCTTTCTGAAGCAAAGGGAAAGACATTAAAAACCTGTTTTCCCATTATAGATGCCTCCACGCGTGAGGCAATTGATAATCCAGTTGAAAAAGTTATTTCTATAGGGGAAACGGTATTTTTGAGTAATCATACGACTTTGGTTGCTAAGGATGGTACTGAGTATCAAATTGCTGATTCTGCTGCGCCAATACGCGATGCAGATAACAATATTTTAGGCATGGTACTGGTCTTTAATGATGTTACTGAACAATATAGGTTGCGAGCAACTTTGGCCGAAAGTCGACGTAATTTGCAAGCGATTATGGATCATTCACCAGCAGTTATTTATGTGAAAGATGTTGAGGGGCGCTATAGTTTTGTCAATCAGAAATTTGAAACCTTATTTCATTTGCAACGTGAAGAGCTGGTGGGGAAAACGGATTACGAAATATTTCCGCAAAAATTTGCCACGGAATTTCAGCGTAATGATAAGGCTGTGTTGGAGGCAGGACACGCTATTGAATCAGAAGAATTGGTGCCTCAGGATGATGGCTTGCACCACTACGTTTCCACTAAGTTTCCGCTGTCAGATAATAAAAAAAATACCTATGCGGTATGTGGTATTTCTACAGATATTACCCAGAGGAAGCAAGCAGAACAAGATATTATAGACAGTGCTCAGCGATTGGCTGATGCTCAGGTAATAGCCCATATTGGCGATTGGGAATTACAATTACCTAGCAATCAACTTATATGGTCAGATGAAATTTATCGTATTTTTGAGTTGGATCCTCAGACATCTAATGTTGATTATGATGCATTTTTAGAGCGTATTCACCCTGAAGATCGAGAAAAAGTAAATACTGCTTATCTGGATTCGGTGAAAAATAAAACACTTTATAATATTGAACATCGCTTGCTTATGGCTGATGGGCGTATTAAATATGTGCATGAGCGGGGTAAGACTTATTATGATGAAGCTGGAGAGCCGGTACGTTCTATTGGTGTTGTGCAAGACATTACCGAACGTAATGATATGGAGCAGAAATTGCGCCGCAGCCAAAAGATGGATGCACTAAGCAAAATTGTGGGTGGTCTTGCGCATGATTACAATAATATGCTCGGTGTTATTACTGGTTATACAGGCTTGCTTAAACGTAAATATCAGGGAGTTGAAGGGGCGGAGAAGTTCTTGGATGAAATTATTCGTGCCAGTGATCGCGGTAAAGTACTGACGCAAAAAATGCTTAATTTTTCACGGCCTGAAAGCAGTCATGCTGAAGTTTGTAATATAAATGAGACCCTGAAGCACTTTTCTGACATGTTGGCAAAGTCACTAACTGCTGTGGTACAAGTGCAATTTCATTTGGTTGATGACGACTGGTTGGTGTGGGTGGATGTGGCTGAGCTGGAAGATTCTATTTTGAATCTTGCGATCAATGCTAAATATGCTATGCCTGAAGGCGGCGTACTATCTATCACTACGCATAATATAAGTCTTGCTGAAAAAGAAGCAAGTTTTTTAGGCTTGGCTCCTAATGATTATCTTAAATTAACTTTGATGGATACAGGGGCAGGGATAGAGAAGGCAATACAAGATAAGGTGTTCGATCCTTTTTTTACCACTAAGGGTGAGGCAGGTAATGGGTTGGGCTTGAGTCAGGTTTTTGGATTTATGGAACGCTCAGGAGGTGTAATTAATCTATACTCTCAAGTAGGCCAAGGTACTCAGTTTAGCCTGTATTTTCCGCGGTATCTCCAACATAATAATGAGGAGAAAGGTATTTCTCATGTGGAGCTTACTCCGCATCTATCGGGTCATGAAACGATTTTAGTGGTTGATGATGAGCCAGCATTGCGTGAGTTGGCTAGGCAGATATTATTAGATGCTGGGTACCATATTTTGACTGCGGGGGATGGACAAGAGGCACTTGATATTATGCTTAACCAACCAGTTGACTTGGTTTTAAGTGATGTCATTATGCCTAATATGGGAGGATATCAGTTAGCCAAGCAGGTCGCGGATCAATATCCGCATGTAAAAATTCAATTAACCAGTGGCTTTAGCGGTGGGCAAGCAGGTGATATGCAGGATTCTCCGTTACGGCAGAATTTGCTGGATAAGCCTTATGAGGCGCATGAGTTACTTACTCGGATGCGTTTGTTATTGGATGATTATATTCTACCAAAAAAGGAGGTAAGGGATGAATGA
- a CDS encoding NitT/TauT family transport system permease protein — protein MPITYRPAILATLSIAAFLLLWQGLAHYLNTATLPTPMVVINVLMQEISTGQLPHHLGITLYRLLLSFSIAMSLGCVIGIILGRHKQLDYFFDNWLVIFLNIPALVTIILCYVWFGLVESAAILAVIINKLPNVIVTIREGTRALDPELLNMAKCYRFGRIKTLRHVIWPQLHPFVMAATRSGLALIWKIVLVVEMLGRSDGMGYQLHLFFQLFDVTSILAYTVAFITVIQGIELLILKPMDKHAQRWR, from the coding sequence ATGCCCATTACCTATCGCCCTGCAATATTGGCCACACTCTCCATTGCTGCTTTCTTATTGCTCTGGCAAGGACTAGCCCACTATTTAAATACAGCAACCTTACCGACTCCCATGGTGGTTATCAACGTACTTATGCAAGAAATAAGTACAGGACAGTTGCCGCACCATTTAGGCATAACCCTCTATCGCTTGCTGCTCAGCTTTAGTATTGCCATGTCCCTTGGCTGTGTTATCGGTATTATTTTAGGGCGACACAAACAATTAGATTATTTTTTCGATAATTGGCTGGTCATTTTCCTCAACATCCCTGCTCTTGTGACGATTATTTTATGCTATGTTTGGTTTGGACTAGTGGAATCAGCGGCTATTCTTGCAGTAATCATTAACAAGCTACCCAATGTTATTGTCACTATTCGTGAAGGGACTCGCGCCCTAGATCCCGAATTATTAAACATGGCAAAATGTTACCGTTTTGGTCGTATTAAAACCTTACGCCATGTTATTTGGCCGCAGCTCCACCCCTTTGTCATGGCAGCAACACGCTCAGGCTTGGCTCTCATATGGAAAATTGTCTTAGTCGTAGAGATGCTGGGACGTAGTGACGGCATGGGCTATCAATTACACCTATTTTTTCAGTTATTTGATGTGACTAGCATCCTAGCCTACACAGTTGCTTTTATTACCGTAATTCAAGGTATTGAGTTATTAATACTCAAACCTATGGATAAACACGCACAAAGGTGGCGCTAA
- a CDS encoding Smg protein — MNEDIFDVLIYLFENYIDSEVDVIPDTDLLKTELKAAGFNNKNILKAFEWLDTLALQEEPLFKSTENFRIFCSEEIQKLDMECRGFILFLEHLNILTPTSRELVIDRAMAIENQAISIEELKWIALIVLLSQPDEELAIAHMENIIYHETPTLLN; from the coding sequence ATGAATGAAGATATTTTCGATGTACTAATCTATCTCTTTGAAAACTATATAGATAGTGAAGTTGACGTCATCCCCGATACTGATCTGTTAAAAACAGAGCTTAAAGCAGCAGGCTTTAATAACAAAAATATTCTTAAAGCCTTTGAGTGGTTAGATACGCTTGCATTACAGGAAGAGCCACTCTTTAAATCTACTGAAAATTTTCGTATTTTCTGTTCAGAAGAAATACAAAAACTAGATATGGAATGTCGTGGTTTTATTTTATTTTTGGAACACCTAAATATCTTAACACCCACTAGTCGTGAATTAGTCATAGACCGCGCTATGGCCATCGAAAACCAAGCAATATCGATAGAAGAGCTAAAATGGATTGCTTTGATTGTTCTATTAAGTCAACCCGATGAAGAGCTTGCTATCGCACATATGGAAAATATTATTTATCACGAAACACCCACTCTTTTAAATTAG
- a CDS encoding DNA topoisomerase I, with protein MSKNLIIVESPAKSKTIEKYLGKDFQVLASYGHLRDLIPKEGAVDPDNDFAMKFQVQERNQRHVQAITKALKGADTLYLATDPDREGEAISWHLLELLKAKKLLKNKTVHRVVFHEITKKAVTHAIANPGEIATNLVDAQQARRALDYLVGFNLSPLLWKKIRRGLSAGRVQSPALRMIVERELEIEAFKTREYWSIDAKLNHAEQNFKAKLTYYNGEKLSQFSIEKDEPAQAAKQALLAAADGHLNVLKLEKKQRKRNPAAPFTTSTLQQEAARKLGFTTKRTMMVSQQLYEGIDIGGETSGLITYMRTDSVNLADEALENIRELIAEKYGAENVPKSPRKFKTKSKNAQEAHEAVRPTLAHQTPANLKSHLSSDQFKLYDLIWKRTIACQMVHATINTVSVDLECGDGKHIFRATGSVIAKPGFMAVYMEGKDDGKEGDDKETFLPPMKEGEPIQLNEIATNQHFTEPPPRYSEASLVKSLEEYGIGRPSTYASIISTLQNREYVTLDKKRFYPTDVGRIVIKFLTEHFTKYVDYDFTANLEDNLDAVSRGEKNWIPLLRDFWSPFTTLIHEKEESVQRKDVTQEAIDEKCPECGKQLSIRLGRNGRFIGCTDYPECSYTRNLNDDGTESNEPEIIADRKCPSCESDLVIKTGRYGKFIGCSSYPKCKFIEPLEKPLDTGVACPKCKDGSILKRKSRNGKVFYSCSGYPKCDYALWNVPVNEPCPACEWPILTLKTTKRRGPEKVCPQKDCKYATPYEGDPEDINGPTS; from the coding sequence ATGAGCAAGAATTTAATCATCGTAGAATCACCAGCAAAATCTAAAACCATCGAAAAGTATTTAGGTAAAGATTTTCAAGTACTCGCTTCTTATGGACACTTACGCGATCTAATCCCCAAAGAAGGCGCAGTCGACCCTGACAATGATTTTGCCATGAAATTTCAAGTGCAAGAACGCAACCAACGTCATGTCCAGGCTATTACCAAAGCACTTAAAGGTGCAGATACTTTGTATCTTGCAACTGATCCTGATAGGGAAGGCGAGGCTATTTCATGGCATTTATTAGAATTACTCAAAGCTAAAAAACTCCTCAAAAATAAAACAGTACATCGCGTCGTTTTCCACGAAATCACCAAAAAAGCAGTGACGCATGCCATTGCCAATCCAGGAGAAATTGCGACTAACTTAGTTGATGCCCAGCAAGCACGCCGCGCACTTGATTATCTGGTAGGCTTTAATTTATCGCCCCTATTGTGGAAAAAAATACGCAGAGGTCTCTCAGCGGGGCGAGTACAAAGTCCTGCCTTACGTATGATCGTCGAGCGCGAACTGGAGATAGAAGCCTTTAAAACGCGTGAGTATTGGAGTATAGATGCAAAACTCAACCATGCTGAACAAAATTTCAAAGCAAAACTGACCTATTACAATGGCGAAAAACTAAGCCAATTCAGTATCGAAAAAGATGAGCCTGCACAAGCAGCCAAACAAGCACTGCTTGCTGCTGCAGACGGTCATCTTAATGTTTTAAAATTAGAGAAAAAACAACGCAAACGCAACCCAGCAGCTCCTTTTACCACCTCAACTCTGCAACAAGAAGCTGCACGTAAGCTAGGGTTTACCACTAAGCGCACCATGATGGTTTCCCAGCAACTCTATGAAGGAATCGATATTGGCGGTGAAACCTCTGGTTTAATTACTTATATGCGTACTGACTCGGTTAATTTAGCCGATGAAGCATTGGAAAATATTCGGGAGTTAATTGCAGAAAAATATGGCGCCGAAAATGTACCAAAGTCACCGCGCAAATTTAAAACCAAATCAAAAAATGCACAAGAAGCGCATGAAGCAGTGCGCCCAACGCTAGCCCACCAAACGCCTGCAAATTTAAAATCACATTTAAGTAGCGATCAGTTTAAGTTATATGACCTAATCTGGAAGCGGACTATTGCCTGTCAAATGGTTCATGCAACCATCAATACGGTATCTGTCGACTTAGAGTGTGGCGATGGCAAACATATTTTCCGTGCCACAGGATCCGTTATCGCCAAGCCTGGCTTTATGGCAGTGTATATGGAAGGCAAAGATGACGGCAAGGAGGGTGACGATAAAGAAACCTTTTTACCCCCCATGAAGGAAGGCGAGCCCATACAATTAAACGAGATTGCCACCAACCAGCATTTCACTGAACCACCACCACGATACAGTGAAGCAAGCTTAGTTAAATCTCTCGAAGAATACGGCATTGGCCGCCCTTCCACGTATGCATCAATTATCTCGACATTACAAAATCGCGAATATGTCACTTTAGACAAAAAACGCTTTTACCCGACCGATGTGGGTCGTATTGTTATCAAGTTCCTAACCGAACACTTCACTAAATATGTAGATTATGACTTTACTGCTAATTTAGAGGATAACTTAGATGCCGTTTCTCGCGGTGAAAAAAACTGGATTCCACTACTACGTGATTTTTGGTCTCCTTTTACGACATTGATTCATGAAAAAGAAGAATCAGTACAACGCAAAGATGTCACTCAAGAAGCAATTGATGAAAAGTGCCCAGAATGCGGCAAACAACTTTCTATACGTTTAGGGCGCAATGGTCGTTTTATAGGCTGCACGGATTATCCGGAATGTTCTTATACTCGCAATTTAAATGATGATGGCACTGAGTCTAATGAACCTGAAATTATTGCTGATCGTAAATGTCCTAGTTGTGAATCAGACTTAGTCATTAAAACAGGTCGTTACGGTAAATTTATTGGCTGTAGCAGCTATCCAAAATGTAAGTTTATTGAACCTTTAGAAAAGCCACTAGATACAGGAGTTGCCTGCCCTAAATGCAAAGATGGCAGCATTCTGAAACGTAAATCGCGTAATGGAAAAGTATTCTATTCATGCTCGGGCTACCCTAAGTGTGATTATGCCCTCTGGAATGTTCCTGTAAACGAGCCTTGTCCAGCCTGCGAATGGCCAATATTAACGCTAAAAACCACAAAGCGCCGCGGCCCTGAAAAAGTTTGCCCACAAAAAGACTGTAAATACGCAACACCTTATGAGGGAGACCCTGAAGATATTAATGGGCCAACTAGCTAA
- a CDS encoding DNA processing protein: protein MRTPGVGSKTFLKCLDYCPPEQLFAESHATLRKLALRDPSITAIKNPDWHAVEQDLLWLAQTDNHLLLYSDADYPRQLQEIADPPPILFARGDIDLVHFPQISIVGSRNPSSSGKQIATDFAHSLSTSGFTITSGLALGIDAASHRGALAAKGTTIAVTGTGLDRVYPATHKGLAIDIVKHGVLISEFPPGTAARANHFPRRNRIISGLCMGLLVVEAAKQSGSLISARMALEQGREVFAIPGSIYNPLARGCNSLIREGAKLVETTQDILDELSHLFQHAKTTATATMAQTAQATELNQEQLKLLNYINYSPTSMDTLCNETGESIENIAAHLLILELQGYISDTNGGCYTRIK from the coding sequence TTGCGCACGCCAGGCGTGGGCAGCAAAACTTTTTTAAAATGCTTAGACTATTGCCCTCCTGAACAATTATTTGCAGAATCACACGCCACCCTGCGCAAATTAGCACTGCGTGATCCCAGCATTACTGCCATAAAAAATCCAGACTGGCATGCTGTTGAACAAGATTTATTATGGCTCGCTCAAACTGACAATCATCTATTACTCTATAGTGATGCAGATTACCCAAGGCAACTGCAAGAAATAGCAGACCCTCCACCTATACTATTTGCTCGTGGTGATATTGATTTAGTCCATTTCCCACAAATATCTATCGTCGGTAGCCGCAACCCTTCTTCTTCAGGCAAGCAAATTGCGACTGATTTTGCTCATAGCTTAAGCACTTCTGGCTTTACCATTACCAGCGGTTTAGCACTCGGCATTGATGCCGCCAGTCATCGTGGTGCGCTTGCGGCAAAAGGAACAACCATTGCCGTAACAGGAACAGGCTTAGACCGGGTTTACCCTGCCACACACAAGGGCTTGGCTATCGACATAGTCAAACACGGTGTACTCATCTCTGAATTTCCGCCAGGAACTGCAGCTAGAGCGAATCATTTTCCACGGCGTAATCGTATTATTAGTGGCTTATGTATGGGTCTTTTAGTTGTAGAGGCTGCCAAACAAAGCGGCTCACTTATTAGCGCACGTATGGCACTAGAACAAGGTAGAGAAGTATTTGCCATTCCGGGTTCCATCTATAACCCGCTTGCTCGTGGTTGCAACTCACTTATCCGTGAAGGTGCAAAATTAGTGGAAACAACACAAGATATATTAGATGAGCTTAGTCATTTATTTCAGCATGCAAAGACGACTGCAACGGCAACCATGGCACAAACAGCGCAAGCAACCGAACTTAACCAAGAACAACTAAAGCTATTGAATTATATTAATTACAGCCCCACCTCTATGGATACTTTGTGCAATGAAACAGGCGAAAGCATAGAAAATATTGCAGCACACTTGCTCATTCTAGAGCTACAAGGGTATATTAGCGACACTAACGGTGGTTGCTACACACGTATAAAATAG